The following proteins come from a genomic window of Calorimonas adulescens:
- a CDS encoding phosphatase PAP2 family protein produces MKRVFESILKYDIVIFNALNDRIKTNVLDKIIPYFTELGSWWFTVTTCFLLIVLGKGHTRMVGIEAATSLTISHLIVQGLKKSIGRKRPYLSILEANTLRKLWKDHSFPSGHTTAGFALAVSLSIGYPGIYLLFLSLAAMVGISRIYVGMHYPSDVLMGAAIGSGVSFLTSLILV; encoded by the coding sequence TTGAAAAGGGTCTTTGAGAGCATTTTAAAGTATGATATAGTTATATTCAATGCCTTAAACGACAGGATAAAGACCAATGTACTGGATAAGATAATACCATATTTTACTGAACTGGGCAGCTGGTGGTTTACCGTGACCACATGCTTTCTGCTTATAGTTCTGGGCAAGGGACATACAAGGATGGTGGGCATAGAGGCGGCAACCTCTTTAACTATAAGCCATCTGATAGTGCAGGGGCTAAAGAAAAGCATAGGCAGGAAAAGACCATACCTTTCCATTTTAGAGGCCAATACACTGAGGAAACTCTGGAAGGACCACTCATTCCCGTCGGGGCATACCACGGCCGGGTTTGCACTGGCAGTGTCCCTCTCGATAGGGTATCCAGGGATATACCTGCTTTTTTTAAGCCTGGCCGCCATGGTGGGCATATCCAGGATATATGTGGGCATGCATTACCCTTCCGATGTGCTTATGGGGGCAGCCATAGGCAGCGGAGTGTCGTTTCTGACCAGTCTCATTTTGGTGTAG
- a CDS encoding YqaA family protein — protein sequence MLETLANMLMSYGFYGLIIGTFLEAIISPIIPEVFLIPMVLARPNEYILIGLATAASSTVGGIGGYYLGYFGGRPIFEKLFKREYYDKALAIFEKYDVWAVFIAGFTPVPYKVFTILGGMFKMNLFRFTFASFLSRGLRFMLEAVLIGLYGRQMADYILSPTFAITTIIIVAVLILVYYLLRRSRTRN from the coding sequence ATGCTGGAAACTCTTGCGAATATGCTTATGTCTTATGGATTTTACGGACTCATAATAGGCACTTTTTTAGAGGCTATAATATCACCAATAATACCGGAGGTCTTCCTTATACCCATGGTGCTGGCCAGGCCAAATGAATATATACTCATTGGCCTGGCCACTGCGGCGTCATCCACAGTAGGTGGGATAGGTGGCTACTACCTTGGTTATTTTGGAGGCAGGCCTATATTTGAGAAACTGTTCAAGAGGGAATACTATGATAAGGCCCTGGCAATATTTGAAAAGTATGACGTCTGGGCGGTGTTTATCGCCGGATTTACTCCTGTACCTTACAAGGTTTTTACCATACTGGGCGGCATGTTCAAGATGAACCTGTTCAGGTTTACTTTTGCGTCCTTTTTAAGCCGTGGGCTCAGGTTTATGCTGGAGGCCGTGCTTATAGGGCTCTATGGCAGGCAGATGGCAGACTATATACTATCTCCAACATTTGCCATAACTACAATAATCATTGTGGCCGTACTGATTTTGGTATATTATTTATTAAGGAGGAGCAGAACCAGGAACTAG
- a CDS encoding anti-sigma factor family protein has protein sequence MRCDEVEKLLSEYMDRVLDEETMLEIEQHIDACPDCIKIYDEMTEERRLIGLMAGIGPSAGFTEKVMNAVRENLSPYLFLPVPLLEIFALVFMGLAMGKGIYMLLSIYWTVASGVIISILRVYSSSPFAWAEMMLIFTITMTALIYLFDRFLKEARR, from the coding sequence ATGAGGTGTGATGAGGTAGAAAAACTGTTGTCGGAATACATGGATAGAGTGCTGGATGAAGAGACCATGCTTGAAATAGAACAGCACATAGATGCGTGCCCTGACTGCATTAAGATATATGATGAAATGACAGAAGAGAGGCGTCTTATCGGCCTTATGGCAGGCATAGGACCATCGGCTGGTTTTACTGAGAAGGTGATGAATGCTGTAAGGGAGAACCTTAGTCCATATTTATTTTTACCTGTTCCCTTGTTGGAAATTTTTGCCCTTGTTTTTATGGGGTTGGCCATGGGTAAAGGGATATACATGCTGCTGTCCATATACTGGACAGTTGCATCGGGGGTGATTATATCTATCCTCAGGGTTTACAGCAGCAGCCCATTTGCCTGGGCAGAGATGATGCTCATATTTACTATCACCATGACTGCCCTTATATACCTGTTTGATAGATTTTTAAAGGAGGCCAGGCGGTGA
- a CDS encoding RNA polymerase sigma factor — protein sequence MEELVRRARDGDIKAFEGLVEAYKNKGFALSYSILGDRYSAEDVLQEAFIKAWRSLKALKDVSAFNTWFMRIIINLSYNEVKKRKREISIENFEDIPSVGDSAEDRIDIQRALSGLSVDHRVILILREIDGLSYDEIAEVLNIPIGTVKSRINAARMRMREILREEG from the coding sequence ATGGAAGAACTGGTGAGAAGGGCCAGGGATGGAGATATAAAGGCTTTTGAGGGGCTGGTGGAGGCATATAAGAATAAAGGGTTTGCATTGTCGTACAGTATACTGGGTGACAGGTACTCTGCAGAGGACGTTCTTCAGGAGGCCTTTATCAAGGCATGGAGGAGCTTGAAAGCCCTAAAAGATGTATCAGCCTTTAACACATGGTTTATGAGGATCATTATAAACCTTTCATATAATGAGGTTAAAAAGAGGAAACGGGAAATCTCCATAGAAAATTTTGAGGACATTCCCTCTGTTGGCGACAGTGCGGAAGACAGGATAGACATTCAAAGGGCACTATCCGGGCTAAGTGTGGACCACAGGGTGATACTTATCTTGCGTGAGATAGATGGCCTGAGTTATGACGAGATAGCGGAGGTCTTAAATATTCCTATAGGTACAGTAAAGTCCAGAATAAATGCTGCCAGGATGAGGATGCGGGAAATTCTCAGAGAGGAGGGTTAG
- a CDS encoding MGDG synthase family glycosyltransferase — protein MKKLLIFAEPYGMGHIKAAQNLREAFKLRDRRVGVRIMSAGELISKPMLLITAMAYNRGMELRPNVWGMVYKMSGYRISQYPKEAAYSFAKPIIRMGPVKKILDISKPDAVVCTHPFSAMGISSLNIDIPIVVVVTDYEFHPFWVVPGVDYYITPCKEVTDGLLRYKVPMDRIKQYGIPVSPAFSSLKRRAWPNDRIHLLIMGGGVGVGLNAVDRLAGLDADITVVTGRNESARRRLEAEYANSPNIKVMGFVEDVSKLMASADILISKAGGLTTSEAMAAGLPMVIPNVLPGQEKGNAEYIEKNGAGIVSNFDRLRMDICDIINDREKLTQMRKNALSIGKQDSALMTADMVLSLIDSRGNSVEKGL, from the coding sequence ATGAAAAAATTGCTTATATTTGCAGAGCCATACGGTATGGGACATATAAAGGCGGCCCAAAATCTTAGAGAGGCATTTAAGCTAAGAGACCGCAGAGTGGGTGTAAGGATAATGTCGGCAGGCGAGCTTATATCCAAACCCATGCTGCTTATCACCGCGATGGCATACAACAGGGGTATGGAACTGAGGCCAAACGTCTGGGGTATGGTCTATAAAATGTCAGGGTACAGAATATCACAGTATCCAAAGGAGGCAGCATATAGTTTTGCTAAACCCATTATAAGGATGGGACCTGTAAAAAAAATATTAGATATATCAAAACCGGATGCTGTCGTCTGTACCCATCCTTTTTCAGCCATGGGCATTTCGTCACTAAATATAGATATACCGATAGTTGTGGTTGTTACTGACTATGAGTTTCACCCATTTTGGGTAGTTCCTGGAGTGGATTATTATATTACTCCGTGCAAGGAAGTGACTGATGGTCTTTTAAGGTACAAAGTACCAATGGACAGGATTAAGCAGTATGGCATACCTGTGTCACCTGCATTCAGCAGCTTAAAGCGCAGGGCCTGGCCTAATGACAGGATACACCTCCTCATAATGGGTGGGGGTGTTGGAGTAGGACTGAATGCCGTTGATAGGCTTGCCGGGCTGGACGCTGACATTACTGTGGTAACGGGCAGGAACGAGTCGGCAAGAAGAAGGTTGGAGGCTGAATATGCCAACAGCCCCAATATAAAGGTAATGGGGTTCGTCGAAGATGTGTCTAAACTCATGGCATCGGCAGACATTCTTATAAGCAAGGCAGGGGGCCTTACCACCTCTGAGGCGATGGCCGCAGGACTACCCATGGTAATCCCCAATGTACTTCCCGGACAGGAGAAGGGAAATGCAGAGTATATAGAAAAAAATGGCGCTGGTATAGTATCTAACTTTGACAGACTAAGGATGGATATTTGTGATATAATTAATGATAGAGAAAAGCTCACCCAGATGAGAAAGAATGCTTTATCTATTGGAAAGCAAGACTCAGCTTTAATGACTGCAGACATGGTACTGAGTCTTATTGATTCAAGGGGGAATTCCGTTGAAAAGGGTCTTTGA